The following proteins come from a genomic window of Edaphobacter sp. 4G125:
- a CDS encoding HNH endonuclease has translation MIPSRTLPGGRTRRSDLPVGPSGLPLCRWCELEIVAKRRRTFCSDYCVHQWRLRTDPGYLRDQVFARDRGHCATCGIDTMAAYAALKRARGVAREAGLRLYGMKTISSRRSLWDADHIVPVAEGGGQCDLDNLRTLCLLCHREATAQLRVRLQQKKSKVTNSSPAD, from the coding sequence ATGATTCCTTCTCGCACACTTCCCGGAGGCCGCACCCGCCGCAGCGATCTTCCTGTTGGCCCCAGCGGTCTTCCACTTTGTCGCTGGTGCGAGCTTGAGATCGTTGCGAAACGCCGTCGGACCTTCTGCAGCGACTATTGCGTACACCAGTGGCGCCTGCGTACTGATCCCGGATATCTTCGCGATCAGGTCTTCGCTCGCGATCGTGGCCATTGCGCCACCTGCGGAATCGACACTATGGCCGCCTACGCTGCACTCAAGCGCGCACGAGGAGTGGCGCGCGAGGCCGGGCTTCGCCTCTATGGCATGAAGACCATCTCAAGTCGTCGCAGCCTTTGGGACGCCGACCATATCGTTCCGGTCGCAGAAGGAGGAGGCCAGTGCGACCTCGACAACCTTCGTACGCTCTGCCTGCTATGTCATCGCGAAGCGACGGCACAATTGAGGGTCCGGCTTCAACAGAAGAAGAGCAAGGTAACGAACTCGTCTCCCGCCGATTAA
- a CDS encoding Dabb family protein translates to MVIHTFLFRWKPNVTSSQKQRVLEEIQALQRQIPGLLEVYVGHNFSPRSQGYAFGGVMKFADRTTFDAYNDHPAHQKLLSWLMPLIEPVEVDFEI, encoded by the coding sequence ATGGTCATTCACACCTTCCTCTTTCGCTGGAAGCCCAATGTCACCTCCAGTCAGAAACAACGCGTTCTCGAAGAGATCCAGGCGCTTCAGAGACAGATTCCTGGCCTGCTCGAGGTCTATGTCGGGCACAATTTCTCTCCTCGTTCGCAGGGGTATGCGTTTGGTGGTGTCATGAAGTTCGCTGATCGTACTACTTTCGATGCCTACAACGATCATCCTGCGCACCAGAAGCTCTTAAGCTGGCTGATGCCTCTGATCGAGCCGGTTGAAGTCGACTTCGAAATTTAA
- a CDS encoding TspO/MBR family protein: MASSPESPFDPVFQEAELRDGAAKAYCDRLAQQIKVHHTALAPHTAKSAFAQSWAEAFPHAVPELESAAQEHIATLLHTTPRAQARMATLIEYPPAKWLLEQELAAKGHWPPVDPAKDAYAVADQLGLAGICFSGGGIRSATFNLGILQGLAAAGRLKSFDYLSTVSGGGYIHQFLASWIACENIEKVQQQLQPLPGPPATRDFWPEPLRWLRRYSNYLTPRTGLFTADTWVAFAIWARNTFLNQIVLISSILLVLLLPHFYLSSRGRVAHFLLDHGIVTAAIVFGGFLFASCVIFFTQLKHPSSDHCHPVEEAGFGQGGVLGLVFAPILLSILVLCPYLYRSSFWAGNRLPETTPHSTSEVRHWNRVHRVIGTVAWPENTGIVPPSTRVYISHLHRLAQREAKPTQNPAATKPSIPPPGEPDAMANIHAWQSAYSFHWWRPFTGFDEDTSTSWVFTALLAGIALLVFSAMRAIPKNWRRLIVLLGMAGAVGCGYVLIHLSRLAIFIVSFFLPLEHVTRTAIPLLPWLGLTIVFVSIEIAGGLVGNLVDGSVREWFARLRAWSFLFGIVWFAVTASSLLGAGLVSWLFHVAHAGKSLSIGWIGTTLFSVIAGKSSLISGTSKEENSKSSRLLNALVLIGPPVFIVGLVLALSWVTEKALATIQSQIGNSILPHSDFLFLLALLAATALLFGWRIDINEFSLHAFYRDRIARCYAGASNPDRRPNRFTGFAASDKRLRLIDLLPSRFNHESQKDLWANDCGPDACSTEPQPPTYQGPFPIFCTTLNLSFGQDLAYQERKGACFAFTPLYCGYDVGWTEADTNRVQFNGYTPTRSFAYDDGGPHMATAVATSGAAMSPNWGFHTSPTMAFLLTIFNVRLGLWIRNPRHKRFRLRGRYSNPSSPWFGLFYLLAELFGMVNDEAAFVYLTDGGHFENMGLYELVRRHCATIVICDAEQDGDLTFQGIGMAIRKCRIDHGAEISLDLTQLEPAGTPPASPYCCIPGTIRYSNGTVGQVLYIKSVFTRDLPADLVNFRRENPTFPNTSTVDQWFSESQFESYRRLGQQYASSDRVHTWLDRYLPERPV, from the coding sequence ATGGCATCATCTCCGGAATCCCCATTTGATCCGGTCTTTCAAGAAGCGGAGTTGCGCGATGGTGCTGCCAAAGCCTACTGTGACCGGCTCGCGCAACAGATCAAGGTGCATCACACGGCTCTTGCTCCCCATACGGCCAAGAGCGCATTCGCGCAGTCCTGGGCAGAGGCCTTCCCCCATGCCGTTCCTGAACTGGAATCGGCAGCCCAGGAACATATTGCGACACTCCTCCACACCACGCCACGAGCACAGGCGCGCATGGCGACGCTCATCGAATATCCACCCGCCAAATGGCTCCTCGAGCAGGAACTTGCGGCGAAAGGTCACTGGCCTCCCGTCGATCCCGCCAAAGACGCTTATGCCGTAGCCGATCAGCTCGGTCTCGCCGGCATTTGTTTCTCCGGCGGAGGAATCCGCAGCGCAACTTTCAATCTCGGCATCCTGCAGGGTCTTGCTGCCGCTGGCCGTCTCAAATCCTTCGACTATCTCTCCACTGTCTCCGGCGGAGGGTACATCCACCAGTTCCTCGCCTCCTGGATCGCCTGCGAGAACATCGAGAAGGTTCAGCAGCAGTTGCAGCCGCTTCCCGGACCTCCCGCTACGCGTGACTTTTGGCCCGAGCCTCTGCGCTGGCTGCGCCGCTACTCCAACTACCTCACGCCGCGAACCGGCTTGTTTACTGCCGATACCTGGGTTGCCTTCGCGATCTGGGCGCGCAATACCTTCCTCAATCAGATCGTCCTGATCTCGTCGATTCTGCTCGTGCTTCTGTTGCCCCACTTCTATCTCAGCTCGCGCGGGCGAGTAGCTCACTTTCTCCTCGATCATGGAATCGTAACGGCGGCGATCGTCTTCGGAGGTTTTCTCTTCGCCTCCTGTGTCATCTTTTTTACCCAGCTCAAACATCCGTCGTCCGATCACTGCCATCCCGTCGAAGAGGCCGGCTTTGGCCAGGGCGGGGTGCTTGGACTGGTCTTCGCTCCCATCCTGCTCTCCATACTCGTCTTGTGTCCGTATCTCTACCGCTCCTCCTTCTGGGCGGGGAACCGGCTTCCTGAAACCACGCCTCATTCCACGTCGGAGGTTCGTCACTGGAACCGTGTGCATCGCGTGATCGGCACAGTTGCCTGGCCAGAGAACACCGGCATCGTCCCCCCCAGCACTCGTGTCTACATCAGCCATCTCCATCGGCTGGCCCAGAGAGAAGCCAAACCCACTCAAAACCCGGCTGCCACGAAGCCTTCGATCCCACCCCCTGGCGAGCCGGATGCGATGGCGAATATCCATGCCTGGCAGTCCGCCTATTCCTTCCACTGGTGGAGACCCTTTACCGGATTCGATGAAGACACCTCTACTTCCTGGGTCTTTACCGCCCTGCTCGCTGGAATCGCTCTTCTGGTTTTCTCAGCAATGCGCGCCATTCCGAAAAATTGGCGAAGGCTCATCGTCCTTCTCGGTATGGCTGGCGCCGTGGGATGCGGCTACGTCCTCATCCATCTCTCCCGGCTGGCCATCTTCATCGTCTCGTTCTTTCTGCCCCTTGAGCATGTCACGCGCACCGCGATTCCGCTGCTGCCATGGCTTGGCTTGACCATCGTTTTCGTCTCCATCGAGATTGCAGGCGGTCTCGTCGGCAACCTCGTCGATGGTTCAGTCCGGGAGTGGTTCGCCCGTCTGCGCGCCTGGAGCTTTCTCTTCGGCATCGTCTGGTTCGCCGTCACTGCCAGTTCGCTGTTAGGAGCAGGCCTCGTCTCCTGGCTCTTCCATGTCGCTCACGCCGGAAAATCTCTCAGTATTGGCTGGATCGGGACCACGCTGTTCAGCGTCATTGCAGGCAAAAGTTCCTTGATCAGCGGTACATCGAAAGAGGAAAACTCAAAATCCTCCAGGCTGCTGAACGCTCTGGTCCTGATCGGTCCACCCGTCTTTATCGTAGGTCTCGTTCTTGCGCTCTCCTGGGTCACGGAAAAGGCGCTCGCCACCATCCAGTCGCAGATCGGAAACTCTATCCTTCCCCACAGTGACTTTCTGTTCCTGCTCGCTCTTCTTGCGGCGACGGCGCTGCTCTTCGGCTGGCGCATCGATATCAATGAGTTCTCTCTTCATGCTTTCTACCGCGATCGCATCGCCCGCTGCTACGCGGGGGCGAGCAATCCCGACCGGCGGCCCAATCGCTTTACCGGCTTTGCCGCCAGCGATAAGCGCCTTCGCCTGATCGACCTTCTTCCTTCGCGCTTCAACCATGAAAGCCAGAAGGACCTCTGGGCCAACGACTGCGGACCGGATGCGTGCTCAACAGAACCCCAGCCGCCCACCTACCAGGGGCCGTTCCCCATCTTCTGTACCACCCTCAATCTCTCCTTCGGGCAGGACCTCGCCTACCAGGAGCGCAAGGGCGCTTGCTTTGCTTTTACACCGCTCTACTGTGGGTATGACGTTGGCTGGACCGAGGCTGATACCAATCGCGTGCAGTTCAACGGATATACGCCCACACGCAGCTTCGCCTATGACGACGGCGGTCCGCACATGGCCACGGCTGTGGCAACTTCAGGCGCTGCCATGAGCCCCAACTGGGGATTTCATACCAGCCCCACGATGGCCTTTCTCCTAACCATCTTCAACGTCCGGCTGGGCCTCTGGATTCGCAACCCCCGACATAAGCGCTTTCGCCTGCGCGGCCGGTACAGCAATCCCTCTTCGCCTTGGTTTGGGCTCTTCTATCTGCTGGCCGAGCTCTTCGGAATGGTCAACGACGAGGCCGCCTTCGTCTACCTCACTGACGGAGGGCACTTCGAGAACATGGGACTCTATGAACTCGTCCGCCGCCATTGCGCCACCATTGTCATCTGCGATGCGGAGCAGGACGGAGATCTCACCTTCCAGGGAATCGGTATGGCCATCCGCAAGTGCCGTATCGATCATGGCGCCGAAATCTCTCTGGATCTAACGCAACTCGAGCCTGCCGGGACCCCTCCAGCCAGCCCCTACTGCTGCATCCCCGGAACGATCCGATACTCCAACGGCACCGTCGGCCAGGTCCTCTACATCAAGTCGGTGTTTACACGCGATCTTCCCGCCGACCTGGTCAACTTCCGTCGGGAGAATCCAACCTTCCCCAACACCAGCACTGTCGACCAGTGGTTCAGCGAGTCTCAGTTCGAAAGCTACCGCCGCCTCGGACAGCAGTACGCTAGCTCCGATCGCGTCCATACCTGGCTCGACCGTTACCTCCCGGAACGTCCGGTATAA